AAGCAGAAACTGCCGAAGTTTGATTCTGGGAGATCTCCTTGTACTTTAATTCAACATGCTGCAACACAATGCGAAACTTACTTGCTTCAGAGAATGTCCATATGATGGTTATCGCACATCTCAATCTGCTTGGTTCTGGACGATGAGCAGATGGTTTATTACGCAAAGCTTTTGTGCAACAAAGGCAGAGTTTTCCAACTTGAATGCTTGAATGTGCCCACAATGCAGACGGTCAGTTGTTTATCTCCTATCTTGATTACTCTCGATGCTCTACAGTTGACTAGTGTACTCAATTTTCACCATGACTGGAATACCGAACTTAACAATTAGTTATATGCCACACTCTTATGTCACTGTAGATCCCAAGTTCCCAAcgattcttccacatgggtgctaGAATGGATGAAAAAAAATTGGAAGGATAAAAACCTCAGCATCTCAGTTCATGTACAACTCGGATTTCCTATCTATGAAGAATCTGGTACTGCTGTGAAGCTCTGTGAAGCTGCAtgcatgacccccccccccccccccccccccccctctgcaaCTCCAGAACAATGACATCTCTTGATGGATCCTGCTATTGCTGGAGATATTGCCAAGCCGATGCGAAACTGAATGACTTGGTGTATATCAACAAAACTTTCGATCCGATAATGAGCAAAACTCTCTGTCCCAAGACGGGAATTCACTCTCAGGACTTAATCGAAGGGATAGTTGAAGCTCTCTTTTCTGGTCCTTTATTGAGTTTGACAACATATGTGCGTCTCTCCACTGCTTGAAAGCACATAGTGTTGGCGGCGCGGTGTTCAGAAAATCCCTCTCATAACATGGGATGATCTGGCGgcaaaaaaaaaatataaaaagggatgAAAGAAAACATGGATGAGGACTAAAAAAACATGGAACTAAATGGGAAAAATGAGGATTCCCATAGATTGTCACTGATGATGTTTTGAATCCCTATACTAGAAAAACACCAAATGATGCGCTGGTTGCATCCTTGTTTGCGCATGAGATTTTGCACACTGCGCATGCCATCTATGCACATTTTTTTTGAAGTTATATAGTTCTTAAATGAATAATAATAACAGTTAAAaaatacacacacacgcacacacaaaatTGAGAATGTTTATGAAAATAAAGGAGTGAAGTTAAAGTCAAGAGGTAAACGACAGAAATATCGCAAAAATATCCAAAGCCAAAAATGACCATTTGTTGTAATATCAGGTCTAATACAATAGTTCAATTCATATTTAATCGGAAAATGTATGTATGATAAAAAATGCAAAGAGAAGGGCAGCACCGGAGGGTTTGAAGAAATCGAATGAAGATAACCTGATATTGTTTCGTCTAGAATGAAAAATGCTGCAATATTAAGAAAACCTAAGGAAAAGAAGATAGTTTAGCTATCTAGCAGTCACCAGACCTACATTTACATTTTTTACATGCATGAACAGTAAATGCATAGTAATAATTACTGAAAAAAGGTGATTGTCAAACAGAGAAACAAAGAACTGAACATTAAACTAACAAACATAGAAAATTGATCTTGTCTCGATGGTCAATGAATAATGAAGAAGAACGACTGAAAAACTGAGGATGATAAAAAAAATGGCTTAAAGGGGAGATTGAAGAATACGGATAAATAACCATGAACGATACCTGAGAAATGAACTGAGGAAGAAGGATTGATGAATGACATTAACTGACAAATGATAAATAAGAAGACTGAGAATTTCAAGACAGATAATTGAAGAATTATAAGAATATTGAGGAAATAAGCTGAGGAGTCAATATTGACTGAAAATAAATGACTGGTGAAAACAACTGACACTAACTACAAAATAAGAAACTATGAATGCAACTGACAATGAATATAACTGGAAAAATCTGAAATCGACAGCTCCCCCAAAACACTGAACCAACAACGTTGTCAGAAGGCCTAGATCCCTCAGGAACATAGTTTCTCCCGCGCAACTTTGGTGATGAGCAGGCGAACTAAAATTGACACTCTGAACCATAGTGAACTGAACCCAAATAATCGCACAGCGAGCAGGACGTTTGGGAATCAATTTTTGTAGACTTAAACCGATCACTTGTAGCAGCTCCGACACGACTGAGCTTAGAGGGGGGACACAGAGAGAAGTGGCTTGCTGTACCTATCTCGCGATCGGTGGTTCCGCTCCGCCAGAGCACTAATTGCTCGTGGCGGGCGCCATGCAAGATCCCCACTGGCCACCTCTCAATCTCCTCCATATGTCATTCCTCTCGCCATTCGCCGGCAGCTAGCTGACAACTTGCCTCCCTTCTTCTATCCTCTTGCTGCTGCCAGCCACTCTCCTTCCCCTGCCTCCCCCTCTCAAGCTGCGCTGGCACAATGACGAACAAGCACGCCGCCTGGAAACCGGTTCGGGTTCAAAAACGTGGTAAAAGAAAACCTCAACCCGAAAACCCACCTAATTGTCAAAGACCCGACTGAGATTCAAACAAAATCGGACAGCCATAAAATCTGACCTAAGCCAAATCAAAAACAGGTGACTGATTTTTAGTGGAACTGTATTATTTTTAGTTCCTTTATTATCAAGTCTTCAGCTGTTAATACGTTTGCCAAACTTGCAGCTTCCAGACTagatttttttttaaacttcgagaagCCCAAAAACATAGCAAAAGGGGAAGACCTTTACAAATCAGCATTTTTTTAAAAAGAGTTATCTTTCCTCATTTGTTTTTATCGCATCTGGCAGGACCATAGATAAAGAGCTAGCTAGTTCTAAACAACAATACAATGAAGTTCATACGTAAAAAAAAAATACAATGAAGTTCACTCCACATAAACAACACCTGGATAACACCATATAAGGAGAACAGATTCGGATTACAACATCCAGTTAACATGTCACTTCTTTATGGCAACGAGAACGACGAATCACTTGGCTCATAAGGCGAGCAGCAGTCCTCACTTCTACTAGTAGTTTTATACTCTACATTGGAGTGAATTTCTTTAAAGTGAACACTTTTAATTGGCCGGCTTCAAACACTGTGCTAGATAAGGTTAGCTACTAACTCCAAGGATATCAGCAAACATCTCTTTCCATCCATCCGAATCCAGATACATCCAAGTGGCAAGCATTGTAGGCAGTCCATATACCAGCCATTTATTCAATCTTTCTCTTGCACGACAGAAGCGCCTACAGAGGAGATTACCAAACAAGATACGCATCAGTATAATCAAATTAGGGAGATCGGATCAATCTGTATATGTAATTTTGTGGATCATACCATAGGGTGTCACTGGGATTGGGCTCAATGTGTCCGAAGAGATGGTGGATAAGCTCCCTGTTCTCTCGGAAGTACTTGTTACGCGAGGGGAATCTGCTATCAAGCTCAGCGAGCTGGTAGAAGAGATCGTGTTTCTTGGTCTCGATTTCTGCTATCTGACGACCGCCCCATGCTCTCTTGGCGTCGAGGTCTAGCGCGGGTTTTGCACAGGGTTGCTGGCACACAGATCGAAGATCAGTTTAGCAGGGATTACCAAGTAGCAGCAGTACTTAATCGCTGACATATACTGTATTTCGTTTCGTAACTAGTGGAAAAAGAAGTTGTAGATCTCGGAAAAAAAACGATTTATAGTACTAGAACCGAATATATGATATATTCTACAACCTCCATCCCGAATTACAGAATCTACATACATCTAATCCGAGTCAACTAATTCAGGACGGAGGGATGTGCAGCGGTGATGATGAACATATACATATACAGAAGTTGTGGATCTTGGGTGGTATACCTTCAAAGCGGTGTTGCAGCCGTCGCCGCCCGAGGACATAGATCTTTGAGGAAAatacgcaggtcggccgccgttgATAAGCCTTGGCATCAGCCGGCGACGCTCACCCTCAACCAGCGGCGAGACGACGGCTTTGTAAACGGACTGGGCTCGCTGGACTCCGGCCGCAAATCGCATCGCCGCCGCCATAGCCTGAATCTGCGATTTGCCTTTTGTTTTTTATAGGGCGAGAAATCGAGCGATGTTTGCTGCTTCGATTTTCTTTGCCGGTCTAGGGTCGGGTCCCTCTTATATCACGTTTGGGCCCAGCCTTTCCGTCTCCAACTCCTCCAGCGCCAGATTTTTCTTTTGCtttctttgtgtttttctttttttttcgcaCACAGTAGACGTAAGCGTGTATACCCTATCTCTATGAGCACATTCGAGAGATTGAGAACCATCCAACCACAGAAATAATGTAAGCATCGGGATTTAAACCCTGGTGGGCCGAGGATACCACTGTTCCTCTAACCATTCAACTACATGTTGGTTCACGCTTTTTTTTGTGTGTTTTGAGATGAGATTAACCTCCAACGTCAGTTACGTCAATCCGGAGCGCACATAGCACGTTCTTATTTTTAATTTTTTGTGAGAAATAGCACGTTCTTATTAACCGGGAAAGGTTTCCACCGCCCGACGCGCTTCATGGATCAGCCATCGCACATAGTTCATTTTCTTGGAACCATGCTATACGTACGACAATTCACGTACGAATTATATCTGATGGAGCAGATCAACCCGTATATCAGTTGGACTCTAAGTCCAGCAACGGCTGGATGTTGCATCGTACCAAATCGGACAAGTCATGTTCGTACGTGTAGTAGTTTCGATTTTCTTGAAGACGAATTTTTATCATACCGTTTGTTAttcatgcatcgcacacagttcgaTCGAATGGTGTATGGAAAAAGTTTCTGAGATTGGTGATCAGGTGTTCCTCAAACTTCACCCATATGCTCAGTCCAGTGTGCCCCGTCGTGCAAATCAGAAGCTTTCTCTCAAATATTATGGACCCTATCAGATTCTTTCCAAAATTGGTTGTGTCATTTATCGTCTGGCTCTTCCCAGTGACAGCCGCGTACACCCGGTTTTCTACGTTTCTCAACTCAAGTAGGCCAGAACTCCTAATTTCCAGGTGCATTCTTCATTGCGAGATGCTGATGCTTATTCACAGTGTCCTCTGCGTGTGTTGTACCGTTGGGTTCGCCAGCTTGGCAATCGTGCAAATACCGCACGTGTTGATTGAATGGAACAAAAGAGGACCTATGCAGCTAACTGGGAATATTTTGACCCCCTAATGAATCAATGTTTCCCTTGAGCTCTGGCTTGGGGGCAAGTCGTTTCTGAAGATCACGCAAGAGATGGGCCAGAATCCTACAAGCCCGGGCCGGGCCAGACGCCTACCAGCCTGGCTCACTGATCCGAATTGGGTCCATTAAGACTTCCGATATATATATTCACACCTTATCTGGTACTCCTTCCGTCTGAAAAATCTTGTCCCAAGCTTATCCCTCAAATGGTTGTATCAagcatcaagttagtgctagatacatccatttgaggaacaaactttttgggatggagggagtagctggtAGGAATGAACGGATAGCTGAAGGGCTAGCGCCTATAATCGTTGTAAGCTACAAGCTGTAAgggtggcactagtagaaaaagggtctttagtcccggttctggaaccgggactaaagggtcgttattaaagcctccccctttagtcccggttcttacacgaaccgggactaaaggccctccacgtggccgctgcctggaggttcacctttagtcccagttgataacaccaaccggtactaaagaaaattttatgatttttttaaattttttttattttccaatttttgaatttttttaacctctaatctctaatcacccctcatcactgctcaatttaacctctaatctctaatcacccctcatcattccaaatcatctaacttcccagacggtcacccatcctctcactactacagcctgagcacgcttaacttccgggttctattctccctcgtttccaagtgtgcactagttgttttcctgacaatagtaagatgtcaatcctattaaccctcaggaatttagcttgagcatgaagtcacacatttcactgtttgagtttgaaactattgttctaaaaaacaataattatttagtaacactaatatttcttgaataattagtttgaccagatttgaccaaaattcaaaaaaactgaaataattatttagtaacactaatattcttgaataattattttgtaacaataatacttcttgaataagtagtttgaccagatttaacaaaaattcaaaaaaaaacagaaatttgagcataactttttttcttttagaatttgaggattctaaaaatttgcaaacaggccgtaggcgatCAAAATCGgttgcggattttcgtgctgaacattttgatatattatacgttcttttctgacatcgtatgtaaaagttatagctgttttacattttccctatactttttgcaaaacatgaccaaacttaagtttttaaattttcctaactagtacatgtagtaacataactacatctgattttaatttttgaagtttttatcattttcttttactttttacaaaactgaaaaggcgatccaccgggggggggggggtagagtttggaaatgggacctttagtaccggttcgtgccatgaaccggtactaacactggtaggaaaaggggcttttaccccggtttataagggccttttgtcccggttttcgaaccgagattaaagggtcgttactaaagccctaaccctttagtcccggttcttacacgaaccaggacagaaggtcctccacgtggccgctgctgccagcccaggcaggggggcctttggtcccggttggtgtcaccaaccgggaccaataggcatccacgcgtcagcagctggcaggagctgaggtttttgttttttttaaggggtggtttaggggttttggggggttaatttaggtgtttcatatattgtgttagctagctaattaatagagagaagtgtcctctcttatctccgtgcttggtcgacgctacgtactatatacgtatggagaggactagacacgctagctagtaatcaaatgaaggaaacagaagatcgtcatgaacatatgcatacagagagaagtgatatcgaccacctctccttctccgagagattggtcgaacaacaagttctcgtatatctatccgacactaccggctacatatatacaataaatatctcttacaatacaatctcctaattaaattgtaggaacacagggtccacatagtattctctgttttcagcgatcacgtggtcaaggaagaatgccgccaattcctcttgaattcctcgcatacgatctggtgctaggagttcatcccgcttccgaaacatctaatttgaagaagggggtcaatacatatatatatgaataaatgaaactcaacacaaatgatggtaataaaataaaattgtgaatattattgcttacgcacttcatattgttcttcagtgtagccccgctcacaggtcgtgtagcggatggactcgcaaacgtagtatccacagtaattattcccgggttcctgccacaaccactttacaagaaatagaggtcaatcaaactgataagcaagcatgctaaatggtattgatgaaactagcgcttgaatcactaggagatgcgcggaacatgctactatagtacttactttcgggtgtttaaattgcagcttcttcggcagtcccggagcttttgtggtgaattttctccaaaccctgccagacaaagaaaacaattacttgatatcaggaaatgaacaaagttgctgatatggtggataatgatcgatttaacttacttctcgagcatttgagtcatgttcgcatagtcctggggatcttttcgtctcgagtctaagacggttactactccctgctcaagcttaatctctagaagaatatagtggaagttgcgcatgcatgcataagtcatcaattacattaccataacctggactaataagggaaaccgaatatgcacaagacagtaacactcacttgaagttgtaaggaaagagtattatatctttgttttgatttaataccaacgattgtagcaagttggcctcggcttcttgggatgtttttcaaccgtatatgcatctatgagatttgtgttaatgaacccaatatcaccgatttgtcttttcttcaattcggcgatcttcaatctgcataatatagtgaggataattataaatacatgcaatgaaagagctgacctatatagagagacttaatgacagaagtagtagtacttacagacagtagcaagtgatcgttgttttatcgagggccttttgattgtaaaactggaagaaatcctcaaatggaacattcagcagttcaattccaacgaggtcatgctccggtttaactctcagcgtcaaagtactcgtaccatcagactctctgcaggttttcatgtaccaatcatgtaatcttcgcatcatcgttgttagagatctttcatctttgacgagaggcttcccgtaatggtatttgtgttcgtccacctccatgatttcataatgtacatcgtcgggcaggtaatctccaagattgctataaccgggcaccatcctcggatcattagcgacgatgtcttttgacaccttgagcggggggcacgattggttcgcttgttcgccgagctgggcaatttttttcccagctcgtcgttcttttaacctcttatcactgacagtacttcccgaccgctccgctttggcatatgtctttgcaagaatgcgctcatagttgcctttcggcggagactttggtggttttgtcagggcagccagagtgcgctttgctttcaccggatctaccttctcctccggaggtgatgtttctttgctttcaccccttcaaagaagtttgtcacttcggctcgcacgatctccctggtttcctcctcggtcctctcgtatggtaacttctctggagtcttcagagaaggaccgaatctgtattgcctcccgcctctggcagctgtactgctagacgccggcagagtagacggagcggctgcggctgtcttctttccttgcttacgaggtggaggagaaggactacgacgcgccggagcagccgcagcggtggcgggtctcttccgcccttgctgacgaggcggagaaggagaaggctggctgctctggcgcgccggcgcaggcggagaaggaggcggagtgcctccacgcgccggagaaggaggcggagtgcctccacgcgccggagaaggaggctgggtgccctgatcactcgccggaggaggaggcggaggaggaggcggagtgcccttactcgccggagccgtccagttcggaagcttgatgagctccttccgccataggcatggagtcttcatagcagaacccagccgagtctcccct
This DNA window, taken from Triticum aestivum cultivar Chinese Spring chromosome 1D, IWGSC CS RefSeq v2.1, whole genome shotgun sequence, encodes the following:
- the LOC123178285 gene encoding uncharacterized protein, translating into MAAAMRFAAGVQRAQSVYKAVVSPLVEGERRRLMPRLINGGRPAYFPQRSMSSGGDGCNTALKQPCAKPALDLDAKRAWGGRQIAEIETKKHDLFYQLAELDSRFPSRNKYFRENRELIHHLFGHIEPNPSDTLWRFCRARERLNKWLVYGLPTMLATWMYLDSDGWKEMFADILGVSS